The following coding sequences are from one Sander lucioperca isolate FBNREF2018 chromosome 2, SLUC_FBN_1.2, whole genome shotgun sequence window:
- the LOC116054449 gene encoding protein FAM163B, with amino-acid sequence MSAGTVVIAGGILATVILLTIVAVLCLCRLQYYCCKREESEKGEEEEPEFATMSPSWPLALSAPPTPPTPEHFGNEQENYTPTFLTEANGPASCCPTPPPRRCQRSHAFCPSCARCSLPFYLQHPERLCNGGRRISYRTVQQQDLELPIDLASFYQKLNLIRSVTMREVVNNSVSTDV; translated from the exons ATGTCAGCCGGGACAGTGGTCATCGCAGGAGGAATTCTGGCTACAGTCATCTTACTGACCATCGTCGCTGTACTGTGTTTATGTAGGTTGCAG TATTACTGCTGTAAGAGGGAGGAGTCTGAGAagggggaagaggaggaacCGGAGTTCGCCACCATGTCGCCTTCCTGGCCCCTGGCTCTGTCCGCTCCCCCTACACCTCCGACGCCAGAGCACTTCGGCAACGAACAGGAGAACTACACCCCCACCTTCCTCACTGAGGCCAACGGGCCTGCCAGCTGCTGCCCAACACCGCCGCCACGCAGGTGCCAGCGCTCACACGCCTTCTGCCCGTCTTGCGCCCGCTGTTCGCTGCCCTTCTACCTGCAGCACCCAGAGAGGCTGTGCAACGGCGGGCGCAGAATCAGCTACAGGACTGTGCAGCAACAGGACTTGGAGCTGCCCATAGATCTGGCCAGCTTCTACCAGAAGCTCAACCTCATCCGTTCCGTTACCATGAGGGAGGTGGTCAACAACAGTGTCAGCACCGACGTCTAG